A genomic stretch from Maniola jurtina chromosome 26, ilManJurt1.1, whole genome shotgun sequence includes:
- the LOC123878885 gene encoding protein ALP1-like yields MDDEIVVLWWWWYRRQNKRRKYWVHPILRERFTLGTFETLMGELRSDGSKFFNYFRMTTTTFDDLLGRLSPGIRVRNTSFRECICPEQRLAICLRYLASGCSFKEIHYSYRVGVSTISKIIKEMSNVIWESLQTDFLKLPDTEREWEDIALRFERKANFPHCIGAVDGKHIRILKPAKSGSMFFNYKEYYSFVLMAIVDSEYRFIFISVGSYGKECDSTILKDSIFWKKINDGTLNVPKPRPLHTNMHEELPFILVGDEGFALTPNLLRPYGGTHLNNDKKIFNYRLSRARRYVECAFGILANKWRILHRPIDLNVDTAIKVIKACTVLHNFVREKDGINFESYQNIENGQEQETRPVDRNGSTRGGPNANAIRTAFTNYFVSDIGSVPWQAAAIN; encoded by the exons ATGGACGACGAAATTGTTGTGTTGTGGTGGTGGTGGTACAGAAGgcaaaataaaagaagaaagtATTGGGTACATCCTATTTTACGGGAAAGATTTACACTAGGGACATTTGAAACATTGATGGGTGAACTTAGAAGTGACGGATcaaagttcttcaattattttcGAATGACAACAACCACTTTTGACGATTTACTGGGACGACTTTCACCAGGCATAAGAGTACGAAATACAAGTTTTAGAGAATGTATTTGCCCAGAACAAAGATTGGCCATTTGTTTAAG ATATTTAGCTTCAGGATGTTCATTCAAAGAAATACATTACTCATACAGAGTAGGCGTTTCGacaataagtaaaataataaaagaaatgagcAACGTCATTTGGGAAAGCCTACAGACAGATTTTCTTAAGCTGCCTGATACTGAGAGAGAATGGGAGGACATCGCTTTAAGATTCGAAAGAAAAGCCAACTTTCCTCACTGTATTGGAGCAGTAGATGGCAAACATATTAGAATTTTGAAGCCAGCCAAGAGTGGTTCTATGTTCTTTAATTACAAGGAATATTATTCTTTTGTATTAATGGCAATTGTCGATTCAGAGTAccgatttatttttatcagtgtGGGCTCGTATGGCAAGGAATGCGATTCCACTATATTAAAGGATAgtatattttggaaaaaaatcaaTGATGGTACTTTAAATGTACCAAAGCCTCGACCACTTCATACAAACATGCACGAGGAATTACCGTTTATACTAGTTGGCGATGAAGGCTTTGCTTTAACACCTAATCTCCTACGTCCATATGGAGGTACACATTTGaataatgataaaaagatttttaactatAGATTAAGTCGAGCACGAAGGTACGTTGAGTGCGCTTTTGGTATTCTAGCAAATAAGTGGCGAATACTCCATCGGCCTATAGATCTGAACGTAGACACAgcaattaaagtaattaaagcTTGTACAGTCTTACATAATTTTGTTAGAGAAAAAGACGGTATAAATTTTGAAAGTTaccaaaatatagaaaatggACAAGAACAAGAAACGAGACCCGTGGATCGAAATGGGTCGACTCGAGGTGGCCCTAATGCCAATGCTATACGGACAGCATttactaattattttgtttcggATATTGGTTCCGTTCCGTGGCAGGCAGcagctataaattaa